From Fibrobacterota bacterium, one genomic window encodes:
- a CDS encoding ABC transporter ATP-binding protein: MSEMKKIAALEGVVFNYPAGNNALDKITMDLRQGEIIGLVGANGAGKTSLMKILAGYMDKTDGSILYNGRPIEDFSNKRLHEYVNLVEQNPESQLVGPTVEDELARACRLMGYEGRVIREKVDFVLKLVRMKQAKEWYLDEMSAGERRRIALALALIADPSILLLDEPLSDLDFVGVRDAIATLKELKGRGLCVVVSSHRLEDILELTDRVAVLGEGRLLMIDEPQKVLTNEEILKLAALTLPALPRLFLRLKAEGILASDKLPLNMDEAVARIREAVDLRLEASQGFAPGNELDKTQVLPAKIVAAAAATPAQAPMAEAPASSEAPASLEASASESASDPSVSGGQPQAQDSANPITSKLAI; this comes from the coding sequence ATGAGCGAAATGAAGAAGATTGCGGCCCTGGAAGGCGTGGTTTTCAACTACCCCGCGGGGAACAACGCCTTAGACAAAATCACCATGGATTTGCGCCAAGGCGAAATCATCGGCTTGGTGGGGGCGAACGGCGCGGGGAAAACCTCGCTCATGAAGATCCTCGCCGGCTACATGGATAAGACCGACGGTAGCATCCTGTACAACGGCCGGCCCATCGAGGATTTCTCCAACAAGCGCCTGCACGAATACGTGAACCTGGTGGAACAGAATCCCGAAAGCCAATTGGTGGGCCCCACGGTCGAGGACGAACTGGCCCGCGCCTGCCGCTTGATGGGCTACGAGGGCCGCGTCATCCGCGAGAAGGTGGACTTCGTCCTCAAGCTGGTGCGCATGAAGCAAGCCAAGGAATGGTACTTGGACGAGATGTCCGCCGGCGAACGCCGCCGCATCGCCCTCGCGCTGGCCCTCATCGCCGATCCGTCCATCCTGCTTTTGGACGAGCCGCTTTCCGATCTGGATTTCGTGGGGGTGAGGGATGCCATCGCCACCCTGAAGGAACTCAAAGGTCGGGGTCTGTGCGTGGTGGTTTCTTCCCATCGCCTGGAGGATATCCTGGAGCTGACCGATCGCGTGGCGGTTCTGGGAGAAGGCCGGCTGCTCATGATCGACGAGCCGCAGAAGGTATTGACCAACGAAGAGATCCTCAAGCTCGCCGCCTTGACCTTGCCGGCCTTGCCGCGCCTGTTCCTGCGCCTGAAGGCCGAAGGCATCCTCGCCTCCGATAAGCTGCCCTTGAACATGGACGAAGCCGTGGCCCGCATCAGGGAAGCGGTGGACCTCCGCCTGGAAGCTTCCCAGGGCTTCGCGCCCGGTAATGAATTGGATAAGACCCAGGTGTTGCCGGCGAAGATCGTCGCCGCTGCCGCCGCGACTCCGGCCCAAGCGCCGATGGCAGAAGCGCCCGCTTCCTCAGAAGCGCCCGCTTCCTTGGAAGCGTCGGCTTCGGAATCCGCATCGGACCCCTCGGTTTCCGGCGGCCAGCCGCAGGCTCAGGATTCGGCGAATCCCATTACCTCCAAACTCGCCATTTGA
- the yidD gene encoding membrane protein insertion efficiency factor YidD, whose product MRLSRYSLPTRVLPLALALAVFPFRTASAAEETGEAYGTGRNAVLDLYQDFVSPARGSRCGMHPSCSQYAKLAFASLNPVDAYLATMDRLMRCTQDAGTYPARYVGGQRLSYDPVSAPPALEEAIVPPASPAAASAPAGEAALPGWLEGLDFPSDAFAVYARAYASAADPQGREAALRGMSRCLRHRGDYRGLGRLHRFVLAHEPGLASLGKDLYAEEAAALFDAGEYERSLSVLRLRASRPEDPDFARVQLLRCLDLARLQRMHDLTAATAPLSGPDYGKAAEGLRALPAAVDALPRKKPALAGMLSAVIPGAGYAYAGRPGAGFASFLINGLFFWTVSEAVLHRNYAIAATAGALGAGWYAGGIRGAYHSAQQENYRARQQAADGPVQTGYDAFERNEPTRSEL is encoded by the coding sequence TTGCGCCTTTCGCGCTATTCCTTGCCTACGCGGGTCCTCCCATTGGCCCTGGCGCTGGCCGTTTTCCCTTTCCGGACCGCCTCGGCCGCCGAGGAAACCGGCGAAGCCTACGGGACCGGCCGCAATGCCGTGCTGGATCTGTACCAGGATTTCGTGTCCCCCGCCCGGGGCAGTCGCTGCGGCATGCATCCGTCCTGCTCGCAATACGCCAAGCTCGCCTTCGCCAGCCTCAATCCGGTGGATGCCTACCTGGCCACCATGGACCGCCTGATGCGATGCACCCAGGATGCCGGTACGTATCCGGCGCGTTATGTGGGCGGCCAGCGCCTGTCTTACGATCCCGTTTCCGCGCCCCCGGCCTTGGAGGAAGCCATCGTTCCGCCCGCTTCCCCGGCGGCCGCCTCGGCGCCCGCGGGCGAAGCCGCTCTCCCCGGCTGGCTGGAAGGCCTGGATTTCCCCTCGGACGCATTCGCCGTCTATGCCCGGGCCTACGCATCAGCGGCCGATCCGCAGGGCCGGGAGGCGGCGTTGCGGGGAATGTCCCGTTGCCTGCGCCACCGCGGCGACTACCGGGGGTTGGGACGCTTGCACCGGTTCGTGTTGGCCCACGAGCCGGGCTTGGCCTCGTTAGGAAAGGATCTTTACGCGGAGGAAGCGGCCGCCCTCTTCGATGCGGGCGAATATGAACGCTCCCTGTCCGTGCTACGCTTGCGCGCCTCCCGTCCCGAGGACCCGGACTTCGCGCGCGTACAATTGCTCCGCTGCCTGGACCTGGCCCGCCTACAGCGCATGCATGATCTCACCGCCGCCACAGCCCCGCTCTCGGGCCCCGATTACGGCAAGGCGGCTGAGGGCCTGCGCGCCCTTCCCGCGGCCGTCGACGCGTTGCCGCGTAAAAAGCCTGCCTTGGCCGGCATGCTGTCGGCGGTGATTCCGGGAGCGGGTTATGCCTATGCGGGTCGGCCCGGCGCCGGATTCGCGTCCTTCCTCATCAACGGCCTTTTCTTCTGGACCGTTTCCGAAGCCGTCCTCCATCGCAACTACGCCATCGCCGCCACGGCCGGGGCGTTGGGAGCCGGATGGTACGCGGGAGGGATCCGGGGAGCCTACCATTCGGCCCAGCAGGAAAACTACCGCGCCCGCCAGCAGGCGGCCGACGGCCCCGTGCAAACGGGCTACGATGCCTTCGAGCGCAATGAACCCACAAGGAGCGAATTATGA
- a CDS encoding iron-sulfur cluster-binding protein, with product MSHFLDRVETALRDPDLKTALGRATERLGSRRSVSLDSLPDSDAVRDMARRAKLGLLRDLAGNLETFEKNLIKNGVQVHWAEDGAAANRIMVDIAKSRGCKRAVKSKSMATEETHLNHDLLEAGLEVLETDLGEYIVQLAETTPSHIILPIIHMTKESIGKVMHEKIKVPYTSDPEKLAKIARAKLREAFLSADLGITGANFGVVDSGALVLVSNEGNARLVTTLPRVHVAVMGIEKLVPSLSDLDLMIKILARSATGQKITTYTSLVTGPRREGEADGCQEMHVILLDNGRSRILGGPLAEILGCIRCGACLNACPVYKNVGGHAYGDTYPGPIGSIVTPGLRGIKAWKELPDASSLCGACRDVCPVRLDIPRMLLELRKQAVDEASIPWALRIGLWGFGVAASRPWLYRAGAGLFRWASGLMAKSGWIRKLPGLAAGWTRSRDLKAPAPKSFQELWRQRPVRPAPAGKEAAPVR from the coding sequence ATGAGCCATTTCCTCGACCGCGTCGAAACCGCCCTGCGCGATCCCGACTTGAAGACGGCCCTGGGTAGGGCCACGGAGCGCTTGGGCTCCCGACGCTCGGTTTCCCTCGACTCCTTGCCCGACTCCGATGCCGTGCGCGACATGGCGCGCCGGGCCAAGCTTGGACTATTGCGCGATCTGGCCGGCAACCTGGAGACCTTCGAGAAGAACCTGATCAAGAACGGCGTCCAGGTGCATTGGGCCGAGGATGGCGCCGCCGCCAACCGCATCATGGTCGATATCGCCAAGAGCCGCGGCTGCAAACGCGCGGTCAAGTCCAAGTCCATGGCCACCGAAGAGACCCATCTCAACCACGACCTGCTGGAGGCGGGGCTGGAGGTGCTGGAAACCGATCTCGGCGAGTACATCGTGCAATTGGCCGAGACCACGCCTTCCCATATCATCCTGCCCATCATCCACATGACCAAGGAAAGCATCGGCAAGGTCATGCACGAGAAGATCAAGGTGCCTTATACCAGCGACCCGGAGAAGCTGGCCAAGATCGCGCGGGCCAAGCTACGGGAAGCCTTCCTGTCCGCCGACCTGGGGATCACGGGGGCCAATTTCGGGGTCGTCGATTCCGGCGCCCTGGTCCTGGTCAGCAACGAAGGCAACGCGCGCCTGGTCACCACCCTGCCGCGCGTCCACGTGGCCGTGATGGGCATCGAGAAGCTGGTGCCCTCGCTCTCCGACCTGGATCTGATGATCAAGATTCTGGCGCGTTCGGCCACCGGGCAGAAGATCACCACCTACACTTCCCTGGTCACCGGGCCGCGCCGCGAAGGCGAAGCCGACGGTTGCCAGGAAATGCACGTCATCCTCCTCGACAACGGCCGCAGCCGCATCCTGGGCGGCCCGCTCGCCGAAATCCTCGGGTGCATCCGCTGCGGCGCCTGCCTCAACGCCTGCCCGGTCTATAAGAACGTGGGCGGCCACGCTTACGGCGACACCTATCCCGGCCCCATCGGATCCATAGTAACTCCGGGGTTACGGGGGATAAAAGCCTGGAAGGAACTGCCGGACGCCAGCTCCCTATGCGGCGCCTGCCGCGACGTCTGCCCCGTGCGCCTGGACATCCCCCGCATGCTATTGGAACTGCGCAAGCAAGCCGTCGACGAGGCGAGCATCCCTTGGGCCTTGCGCATCGGGCTATGGGGATTCGGGGTGGCCGCCTCACGGCCCTGGCTGTACCGCGCCGGCGCCGGGCTCTTCCGCTGGGCCTCAGGCCTGATGGCCAAGAGCGGCTGGATCCGGAAGCTTCCGGGCCTGGCCGCGGGTTGGACCCGCTCGCGCGATCTGAAAGCGCCCGCGCCCAAGTCCTTCCAGGAACTCTGGCGCCAACGTCCCGTACGTCCGGCCCCCGCCGGCAAGGAGGCCGCCCCTGTCCGCTGA
- a CDS encoding lactate utilization protein, translated as MRQAQIRAYLPESPHGLPARLAYPATVPAARRARFLEELKLLGVEAFVEEDDAGVRDRVKNLIAGKAILSWDPDQLPYGAGEALQGEAVSFGRDPREQQAQADIGLTGCEAALAETGSLAMVSGPGRPRTASLLPLTHIALIRQADLMQGMGEFFERYRQSAVLPYLVFITGPSRTADIELSLTLGVHGPGKLILILGP; from the coding sequence GTGCGCCAGGCCCAGATCCGCGCCTACCTCCCCGAATCGCCGCATGGGCTGCCGGCGCGCCTGGCTTATCCGGCCACGGTTCCCGCGGCCCGCCGCGCGCGCTTTCTGGAAGAGCTCAAGCTGCTCGGGGTGGAAGCCTTCGTCGAAGAGGACGATGCGGGCGTGCGCGACCGCGTCAAAAACCTGATCGCCGGCAAAGCCATCCTCAGTTGGGATCCCGATCAGCTTCCCTATGGGGCGGGAGAAGCCTTGCAAGGGGAGGCGGTCTCCTTCGGCCGCGATCCGCGGGAACAACAGGCCCAGGCCGATATCGGACTTACGGGCTGCGAAGCGGCCTTGGCGGAGACCGGCAGTTTGGCCATGGTGTCAGGACCCGGTCGGCCGCGCACGGCTTCCTTGCTGCCGTTAACCCATATCGCCCTGATCCGCCAGGCCGATCTTATGCAAGGCATGGGCGAATTCTTCGAACGCTATCGGCAAAGCGCCGTTCTGCCCTATCTGGTTTTCATCACCGGGCCCAGCCGCACCGCCGACATCGAGTTGTCCTTGACCTTGGGCGTGCATGGTCCCGGAAAGCTGATCCTGATCCTGGGCCCGTAA
- a CDS encoding phosphoribosylanthranilate isomerase — translation MHSETDPVRVKICGVREPGEAAALDALGVDWIGFNFHPGSARYVTPEAAAPMVRALARSQPVGVFVDAPVDHVISVAKATGILWIQLHGSEDWDYVRRMPLPVIKAIPHTRLADWGGLKAGLEAALAGERALAGERGLAAPLAYFLVDTAAGKSFGGTGQAFDWDLLKAHPLPLPVILAGGLGPENLADALQAKPFAVDLNSKVEFAPGKKDLAKVKTCLTAINAFNAINAAGSRPRS, via the coding sequence ATGCACTCCGAAACCGACCCTGTTCGAGTAAAAATTTGCGGCGTTCGCGAACCCGGCGAGGCTGCCGCCTTGGATGCCCTGGGCGTGGATTGGATCGGATTCAATTTCCACCCCGGCAGCGCCCGCTATGTAACGCCGGAGGCCGCCGCGCCCATGGTCCGGGCTCTGGCGCGTTCCCAGCCGGTGGGCGTTTTCGTGGACGCGCCTGTCGATCATGTGATTTCCGTCGCGAAAGCAACCGGAATTCTTTGGATCCAGCTGCATGGGAGCGAAGATTGGGATTACGTACGGCGGATGCCCCTGCCCGTCATCAAGGCCATTCCGCATACGCGCTTGGCCGATTGGGGTGGGCTTAAAGCTGGCCTGGAAGCGGCGCTCGCAGGCGAGCGGGCGCTCGCAGGCGAGCGGGGCTTAGCGGCGCCCCTGGCTTATTTCCTGGTCGATACCGCGGCGGGCAAATCGTTCGGCGGGACCGGCCAGGCCTTCGATTGGGATCTGCTCAAGGCCCATCCCCTGCCCTTGCCCGTCATCTTGGCCGGCGGGTTAGGGCCGGAAAATCTCGCCGACGCCTTGCAGGCCAAGCCCTTCGCGGTGGACCTGAACAGCAAGGTGGAGTTCGCGCCGGGGAAGAAGGATCTGGCGAAGGTGAAAACTTGCCTGACTGCGATTAACGCCTTCAACGCGATCAACGCGGCAGGCTCTCGTCCACGATCTTGA
- a CDS encoding dephospho-CoA kinase, with product MSRLILGVTGNIASGKSETARLLQQKGCALVDADAVAHELYGYDRALVQQIAAEFGQDVVWTNGSLNRGKLGSLVFGRPEAMAALNRIVHPALIAAIRERMRSSMRVMNRVVLDAALIVELGFATEVDYLVLVSASVKVRLARLMERSGLTSEEAMRRIDSQIPEEAKLQYADFVIKNETTKEYLHDQVDALWEELMEREREENAPSERDPEQPEDR from the coding sequence ATGAGCCGATTGATTCTCGGGGTGACCGGGAATATCGCCAGCGGAAAATCCGAGACCGCGCGCCTTTTACAGCAGAAAGGTTGCGCCCTCGTCGATGCGGACGCCGTGGCCCATGAGCTATACGGCTACGATCGCGCCCTGGTGCAGCAAATCGCCGCGGAGTTCGGGCAAGACGTGGTATGGACCAACGGGAGCCTTAACCGCGGCAAGCTCGGCAGCCTGGTGTTCGGCCGCCCCGAAGCCATGGCCGCCCTGAACCGCATCGTCCATCCCGCCCTTATCGCGGCCATCCGGGAGCGCATGCGCTCCTCCATGCGCGTCATGAACCGGGTGGTGCTGGATGCCGCCCTCATCGTGGAGCTGGGCTTCGCTACCGAGGTGGATTACCTGGTGCTGGTTTCGGCCTCGGTCAAGGTGCGGCTCGCCCGCCTGATGGAGCGCAGCGGCCTCACCTCCGAGGAGGCCATGCGCCGCATCGACAGCCAAATCCCGGAAGAAGCCAAGCTGCAATACGCGGATTTCGTTATCAAGAACGAGACCACCAAGGAATACCTGCACGACCAGGTGGATGCCCTTTGGGAAGAGCTGATGGAACGCGAACGCGAGGAGAACGCTCCCTCGGAGCGCGATCCGGAGCAGCCGGAAGATCGTTAG
- the polA gene encoding DNA polymerase I yields MESLYLIDVMALAYRSFFAFINNPLKKGSQETSALFGFASHSLRLIAECKPTYLAYVRDLPKPTFRHELYKEYKAHRKPMPDSLISQLPLIDDFVAKSGLRTVALAGYEADDLMAALACTARERGIKTYIVTRDKDMMQLVDDRVFLFELGKAKQDSMIVGAEQVKEKMGVPPERIVDYLSLIGDASDNVPGVAKVGPKTAVELLETYGTLERIYENVENISKKGLRENLKAGRENAFLSKKLVTLDCDVKSPVALEDLRYQGVNAEATTAYLMEWELKSLVRLVPGGATAAKSATAGQAALDLPNLATAPGTAPAAAIAQEVAEAAADYPEERPEPEARYELVDTPEALTALAKRLEAAGRIAVDTETTDLDNKVAALVGLCLSIEAHAGYYLPVGHVEGRNLPLALVKDVLAPIFAEPTKLLLFHNSKYDMPILRRNGLLAADFAWPGTPERRLADTLVAAHLANPGERNLSLDDLSLRLFGHEMIPIEALIGKAARGQKQKNFSETAIADACKYGAEDADITFRLWEYYEKELREKGQIDLYFDEEMALTPVLEAMEGKGITLDVETLNVLSGKLDTEIHRLEKEIHAAAGEEFNIGSPQQLQVILFEKLGLKSGKKTKTGFSTDADVLGRLEGEHPIISMLLDHRECTKLQSTYVEALPQLVHPKTHRVHTNYSQVIAATGRLSSINPNLQNIPIRTELGQAVRKCFTASAPGRLLLCADYSQIELRLLAHLSGDPALRDAYQRGLDIHARTAASLYGVTEDKVTADMRRNAKVVNFGVLYGMGAHRLANQLRIPRAEAARFIENYFGAFTKVDQYITDTVNKGRQSGYVETLSGRRRYLPDLHSENRMLRENAERIAANTPIQGSAADLIKLAMIRVHKDLSDSDLDCDMLLQVHDELVFEVAEKDLDAASALIKRDMEGAMRLEVPLVVSFGRAFNWLEAHS; encoded by the coding sequence ATGGAATCGCTATACCTCATCGACGTGATGGCGCTGGCCTACCGGTCCTTCTTCGCCTTCATCAACAATCCGCTTAAGAAGGGCTCCCAGGAAACCTCCGCCCTATTCGGCTTCGCATCGCATAGCTTGCGCCTCATCGCCGAATGCAAGCCGACCTATCTGGCCTACGTCCGCGATCTTCCCAAGCCCACCTTCCGTCACGAGCTTTACAAGGAATACAAGGCGCATCGCAAGCCCATGCCCGATTCGCTCATCAGCCAGTTGCCCCTGATCGACGACTTCGTGGCGAAAAGCGGGCTCCGCACCGTGGCCCTGGCCGGCTACGAGGCCGATGATTTGATGGCCGCCTTGGCCTGCACCGCGCGCGAGCGCGGCATCAAGACCTATATCGTCACCCGCGATAAGGACATGATGCAATTGGTGGACGATCGCGTGTTCCTCTTCGAGCTGGGCAAGGCCAAGCAGGATTCCATGATCGTCGGCGCCGAGCAGGTGAAGGAAAAGATGGGCGTGCCGCCCGAACGGATCGTGGATTACCTGTCGCTTATCGGCGACGCGTCGGACAACGTGCCGGGCGTGGCCAAGGTGGGCCCCAAGACCGCGGTGGAATTGCTGGAAACCTACGGCACCTTGGAGCGCATCTACGAGAACGTGGAGAACATCTCCAAGAAGGGCCTGCGCGAGAACTTGAAAGCGGGCCGCGAGAACGCGTTCCTCTCGAAGAAGCTGGTGACCCTGGATTGCGACGTGAAGTCGCCGGTGGCCTTGGAGGATCTTCGCTACCAAGGGGTGAACGCGGAAGCCACCACCGCTTACCTGATGGAATGGGAATTGAAATCGCTGGTCCGCTTGGTACCGGGCGGGGCGACCGCCGCAAAGTCCGCCACTGCCGGCCAAGCCGCCCTGGATCTGCCCAACCTCGCCACCGCTCCCGGCACCGCGCCCGCGGCCGCCATCGCGCAGGAAGTCGCCGAAGCCGCGGCCGATTATCCCGAGGAGCGGCCCGAGCCGGAGGCCCGCTATGAACTCGTCGATACGCCGGAAGCCCTGACGGCCCTGGCCAAGCGCCTGGAGGCCGCCGGCCGCATCGCGGTCGATACCGAGACCACCGATTTGGACAATAAGGTCGCCGCCTTGGTGGGTCTGTGCCTGTCCATCGAAGCCCATGCGGGCTATTACCTGCCCGTCGGCCACGTGGAAGGCCGCAACCTGCCCCTGGCCCTGGTGAAGGACGTTCTCGCTCCCATCTTCGCGGAGCCGACCAAGCTGCTGCTCTTCCATAATTCCAAGTACGACATGCCCATCCTGCGGCGGAACGGATTGCTGGCGGCCGATTTCGCCTGGCCGGGCACGCCCGAGCGCCGTCTGGCCGACACCTTGGTGGCCGCCCACCTAGCCAATCCCGGCGAGCGCAATCTATCCCTTGACGATCTCTCCCTGCGCCTGTTCGGCCACGAGATGATCCCCATTGAAGCGCTGATCGGCAAGGCCGCGCGCGGCCAAAAGCAGAAGAACTTTTCCGAGACCGCCATCGCCGACGCCTGCAAGTACGGGGCCGAGGACGCCGACATCACTTTCCGTCTGTGGGAGTATTACGAAAAGGAATTGCGCGAGAAGGGCCAGATCGATCTCTACTTCGACGAGGAGATGGCCCTTACCCCCGTGCTAGAGGCGATGGAGGGAAAGGGCATCACCCTGGACGTGGAGACCCTCAACGTGCTCTCGGGAAAGTTGGATACGGAGATCCACCGCCTCGAGAAGGAGATCCATGCGGCTGCGGGGGAGGAGTTCAACATCGGTTCGCCCCAGCAATTGCAGGTGATCCTTTTCGAGAAGCTGGGGCTCAAGTCGGGCAAGAAGACCAAGACCGGATTTTCGACCGATGCCGACGTGCTGGGCCGCCTGGAGGGCGAGCATCCGATCATCTCCATGCTGCTGGACCATCGCGAGTGCACCAAGCTGCAAAGCACCTACGTGGAGGCGCTGCCGCAGCTGGTGCATCCCAAGACCCATCGCGTGCACACCAATTATTCCCAGGTCATCGCCGCGACCGGACGCCTATCCAGCATCAATCCGAACCTGCAGAATATCCCCATCCGCACGGAACTGGGGCAGGCCGTCCGCAAGTGCTTCACCGCCTCCGCGCCCGGCCGTCTTTTGCTTTGCGCCGATTACTCCCAGATCGAGCTACGCCTCTTGGCCCATCTGTCTGGCGATCCCGCGCTTCGCGACGCCTACCAGCGGGGGTTGGACATCCACGCCCGCACCGCCGCCAGCCTTTACGGGGTTACGGAAGACAAGGTGACCGCGGACATGCGGCGTAACGCCAAGGTGGTGAACTTCGGGGTGCTTTACGGCATGGGCGCGCATCGCCTGGCCAACCAGCTCCGCATCCCCCGCGCCGAAGCCGCCCGCTTCATCGAGAATTACTTCGGCGCCTTTACCAAGGTGGATCAGTACATCACCGATACGGTGAACAAGGGCCGGCAATCGGGATACGTGGAAACCCTTTCGGGCCGCCGCCGCTACCTGCCCGATCTGCATTCCGAGAACCGCATGTTGCGTGAGAACGCCGAACGCATCGCGGCGAACACCCCCATCCAGGGCAGCGCCGCCGATCTCATCAAGCTGGCCATGATCCGGGTTCATAAGGACCTTTCCGATTCCGACCTCGACTGCGACATGCTGTTGCAAGTACATGATGAATTGGTCTTCGAAGTGGCTGAGAAGGACTTGGACGCCGCCTCCGCGCTTATCAAGCGGGACATGGAAGGCGCCATGCGGTTGGAAGTGCCCCTGGTGGTGAGCTTCGGCAGGGCGTTCAATTGGTTGGAAGCGCATAGCTAG